From Pan troglodytes isolate AG18354 chromosome 11, NHGRI_mPanTro3-v2.0_pri, whole genome shotgun sequence, the proteins below share one genomic window:
- the LOC465048 gene encoding annexin A2-like — protein MSTVHEILCKLSLEGDHSTPPSAYGSVKAYTNFDAERDALNIETAIKTKGVDEVTIVNILTNRGNAQRQDIAFSYQRRTKKELASALKSTLSGHLETVILGLLKTPAQYDASELKASMKGLGTDEDSLIEIICSRTNQELQEINRVYKEMYKTDLEKDIISDTSGDFRKLMVALAKGRRAEDGSVIDYELIDQDAQDLYDAGVKRKGTDVPKWISIMTKRSVPHLQKVFDRYKSYSPYDMLESIRKEVKGDLENAFLNLVQCIQNKPLYFADGLYDSMKGKGRRDKILIRIMVSRSEVDMLKIRSEFKRKYGKSLYYYIQQDTKGDYQKALLYLCGGDD, from the coding sequence ATGTCTACTGTTCACGAAATCCTGTGCAAGCTCAGCTTGGAGGGTGATCACTCTACACCCCCAAGTGCATATGGGTCTGTCAAAGCCTACACTAACTTTGATGCTGAGCGGGATGCTTTGAACATTGAAACAGCCATCAAGACCAAAGGTGTGGATGAGGTCACCATTGTCAACATTCTGACCAACCGCGGCAATGCACAGAGACAGGATATTGCCTTCTCCTACCAGAGAAGGACCAAAAAGGAACTTGCATCAGCACTGAAGTCAACCTTATCTGGCCACCTGGAGACAGTGATTTTGGGCCTATTGAAGACACCTGCTCAGTATGACGCTTCTGAGCTAAAAGCTTCCATGAAGGGGCTAGGAACCGACGAGGACTCTCTCATTGAGATCATCTGCTCCAGAACCAACCAGGAGCTGCAGGAAATTAACAGAGTCTACAAGGAAATGTACAAGACTGATCTGGAGAAGGACATTATTTCGGACACATCTGGTGACTTCCGCAAGCTGATGGTTGCCCTGGCAAAGGGTAGAAGAGCAGAGGATGGCTCTGTCATTGATTATGAACTGATTGACCAAGATGCCCAGGATCTCTATGACGCTGGAGTGAAGAGGAAAGGAACTGATGTTCCCAAGTGGATCAGCATCATGACCAAACGGAGCGTGCCCCACCTCCAGAAAGTATTTGATAGGTACAAGAGTTACAGCCCTTATGACATGTTGGAAAGCATCAGGAAAGAGGTTAAAGGAGACCTGGAAAATGCTTTCCTGAACCTGGTCCAGTGCATTCAGAACAAGCCCCTGTATTTTGCAGATGGGCTGTACGACTCCATGAAGGGCAAGGGGAGGCGAGATAAAATCCTGATCAGAATCATGGTCTCCCGCAGTGAAGTGGACATGTTGAAAATCAGGTCTGAATTCAAGAGAAAGTACGGCAAGTCCCTGTACTATTACATCCAGCAAGACACTAAGGGCGACTACCAGAAAGCGCTGCTGTACCTGTGTGGTGGAGACGACTGA